Genomic window (Amphiura filiformis unplaced genomic scaffold, Afil_fr2py scaffold_73, whole genome shotgun sequence):
gttttattgtgttgcaaagtagcaaaactttctttattatatggtgcaatttgtgcctggaaaaggctatcccctcttacaacctatcaacaggtctgatttctataatgaggtgtcaccgggtttgcaagagataataataccaaatctaaacaccatgaaattcaccacatcacgaccaagctcacattgggcgccccattccttttttaaaggaatttttatttatcacACAGTTCAGTGCACTTGAGCTCGTACTGTTCGGATGGCCCTTTGTTACACAAACCTTTGGTCATTCCACACGCGCGTGCTGGTCGATAGTCAAGGTTCAATGTCACTGTGTAAACCGTACATGTGTATGCATTAACACAaaaaccaccattttgaaaaaaaaacaacataTGAAGACAACACAGGCAATTATAAGATGATCTATGACATGGTTTTCTGGCATACGATAATTAAGCCGGAGCATACTTCTGATTAGAGTTCCATGGTTAAATCAGTAATGCAATGCCCAGTCCAATTTTTAGTGATCAAGCGTACTATACAAAAGCGTTCAATTACTTCACGAGCGTAGGTAACTATTTTGAAGCTGTGCAAAAATGGGCAGAAGAGACATTTTATGAGCACGTCGTGGAGAAACTGGTGGGAAATATAAGTGACGGAACCGATGATAAACCGCTTCGTGTTTTAGGTGTGGGGAGTGGAAGAGGTAAGAAAaaagtataataataatgataataataataataataataataataataataataataataataataataataataataataataataacctggACATTGTCACCCGGGGCAAAGTAAATTtcggtgggggggggcaaaatcaaccaattttgcgcaaaattgcagcaaaaagtggaaactttcgtaattttgggtttttactgggggccccagggggacaagagttctgactggtggGACATTTGCCCCCTCATACCCCCCCGTGCCCCCCACTGATCACCAAGACTTATATACTTTTTATATTTACTTGTCTGAATATATCTGTATTTTTCTCAGGTGAACTTGAACTTGTGTTCCTGAAGAAACTACTTCTCAAGTTCCCACAAATTCATACCTGCGTCGTGGAGCCCTGTGTAAACTTAATCACAcagtatcagcatgatcagtccaAAATCAAGGAGCATGCGTCGGACATTACATACGACTGGCAAAATCGTACATTCGAAGACTTTGTGAAACTTCAACCAGAAAACAATCATAAGTATCACTTCATAAGTGCATGTAATTCCATGTACTATGTCAAAAACCTGAACGAAACACTACAAAGTCTATATGATATGCTGGTACCGGGTGGAATTCTGTTAGTAACAATCACCGCAGGTGAGTTGTCCAAGTTATACCCAGAAGATTCAGAACGTTTGACCCCGATGTGCGATATATGAGACGAACATTTatgtcaggggtggtgcaataattatgtgtaccccgggtggtgaattctcaaaatggtccgccaaaattgcttgcccccccctctggccgtgccaaaaatctttgccccccctttcgacgtgccaaaaacctttgcccccccctttgacgttccaaaaatctttgtccccctacacatgcaagattttggggaacccgaatttataaccttaaattgtcttatcatatactgcgagcgcagcgagcaggaaatttggcATATATGAACGTGTGTGAAGGCCGTAAACGCAAACTGGACGGGAACGCAAACTCTATACAAAATTCCCACTCCAAATAGTATACTGCCCTCTTTCTTAGGCAGTTCGTTTTAAGTTCAATAGAAGGCATTGTTAGGAGAATTCACTGCCTCATCAGCAGGTCAATACACCATCTTGTGGTACTGGTATGTGATATTGTGTGCCCCGGATTGTGTGTTTTTCACGGTTAGATCGTTGCATCAAGACTTCCAGGTGTCGTATTCAGCACCGATCTTCTGAAAATAGGGAAGTCTCGCAAATTGTCCCCAGTATGGCTCATATACCCAATGGCGGCGCCAAGGGGGAAGGGGGGAATTTCCCCATGTGTTCTTTGTCgtcagtttgcccccccccccccgacaaaaacACACTATTTTGCCCCTAAATTCGCCGAAGTTTAAGATAAGATTCCGATTTTGCCCTAAGAAATAATACCCCCCCCTACACATACACCAATTTCTGCATAATTATATTAACCCGGAACTCGTATTGCAATAATACATAGTGATTTGGTGTACGGCACCCTTAATATGACCTTGAATAATATCCATCATGTCCATTAAATCAGTACGATTGCATCTTATATTCTCCTTACCCGATAAAGTTTGCGTATCCGTCGTCAAAGACCGAACTCGCAAACTGGTTTGCGAGTTCGTGCTGTTTGCGAAGGCAGCCGTAACAAACGTGcccgtaacgttttcctacgcctttttagggcgtaatatagaaacggttgcttgcccccccctttcgacctgccaaaaatcgcttgacccccttttgacctgccaaaaatgcttgccccccttttggcctgccaaaaatctttgctcccctataattcaccaccccgggggtacacataattattgcaccacccctcataAGGCGGAGGTGCTGTATTTAGCATTGGGtttggatatttttttctttattttcaaccCATGTAAGTCggtggaaataaaagaaaataatccaATATCCAGACCCAACGCTAAATAAGGTGCCTCCAATAATGTGCGTAGTCAGAGTCACCCAATACTTGATTgactttttaaaatgtgtgactTTATATAAAAACGTGACTAAACACTGTTGGTAAAACTTCACTCAACCCTGGTTGCCATATGAACATATCTTTTGTTGGGTAAAATATCACTTTTGTAATAAGTTAATAAACACCACAGatacatatgaaaaggtttgactacaaaaacaattctcttataaatgcatctacgcacaattTACTCCTccatacacccgagtacacaaaaATTCCCAGCACAACGAGAATGAGCAagtctagtctccacgcagtctgtgttatactacacggttaaaggtccgtaacccgatcgacagcatcatccccgatttttttcattgttgatgaggttttggtatcacataatagatactatttttctcattactatcctgaaatttgacgctccaagtcgatgtatttccggagaaatcatgaaacacagcggtttttacaggctaccagtttgtaaaaataaaaattacttcggatttctgggtagggaattaattgcgaatcatcagtctcctcaacagcgactttggtttcgcgtcatacacattctgtgaaaaaagcgaaccacactaactgctgaggagacggtatgccgtatttagttataaaaaaaTACACGATGTACATAGCGGGCTAAattgctcaatcggttagcgcattgtgcgttacccgagaggtacccggttcaaaatctGGTTTCGGAagattttttttcctctccatttttaacccaaacttttttatattcatttgaaattataaatattgcaaggggaaatatattttgtttcctttttttctgaaacggtacgaaaaaagcaacaaaattaatattttccgttcaatacgggccgggcattgtacagtatgtcagcattcgtcatacgaacgggaattgttgttgttgcttgcctgcccagaatgcaattcacgtataccaaggtattggattgcaaatttggctatttattcacatttacgctgaaaatgctctcgttttttcacaaagcagcataaagggcctcaaggaagaacagatgattaattgtgttttcaactgattgagtgtcccaggttaaagaagaaataaaacaaacaaaacaaacaaacaaaaagggggcgatatttgatattattatgtaattttaaagacaatccatatccaaaaccaatagggttacccccctttaactgAATAGCATCATAGAGAGCTGTGCgagatctagctggaaaatatgcctatgtgattggtttttggggcgccctctacggagggtgcACCaatatataggcatgacttttttgaaaagcttctaatttcagtcttgctagatttacttcgcaattgttttgcaaaaattatgcccagctcagaaatgaaaccacaatttgcttggattttattttattatttttttctgatatgcacgggatatttgggttccaagatgggctctagtgttggagacctaaaaagaagaaaagcactagcctgggcagctttctggaaactggaacgcctttggagaagcccgtccctgccaatcgaaacaaaaatcaagctgtttcagacaacttgtgttactgtctttctgtacgggtgcgagtcatgggtaattaccaaggacatggaaaacaagatcaatgcatttgcaacatcttgctacagagtcatgttaaacatcaagcgtgtggatcggattccaaatgaaaccatctacaacctgaccaacaccactccactggttgccagagtcaagattcatcaactcaaatttctcggccatatattgcgtcttgaagatggcgagcctgtgaaagaatatgcgctttatattccaccacacgggaagaggaaaccgggacggccgcgcacacagtacttacagtatgtccagcacctcctgggagatactgaagggatgctgcagccaaacaaaattgtttcgcttgcccaagatcgcattagttggagaaagcttgtagtcgcctgctccgcagccgactgatgatgatgatgatgcacgggataaaatgttgtgcgtatattctttgtttaaaatacaaaattaatggacttataaaaacaccaaataaaccatgacctttgtacctttgtaaggcttttaaactggttttaaaaccagtttaccgcctcttacaACCCGAAAGACGGTggccaacactatggaccacaatagcctaatctcaatgacatagtccaataacctcaattaaacaatcatagtgcaaaatttgacctaagttgcagagtatgagtttttgtacccaaagtttcaaagtcattcaatgaataatgtattggggttaaaccgatggcctttgtttgttaattaccatAAAATCCATATAGTGGTTATTGTCAAACTACAGTTGCCAAACTTACAATATGGTGACCCAATAATATGATTTTTATCTGTGGATGAATTTTGCTGTAATCAACGGAATCTGGTGAATGATTCCATTTTAGTCCAGATTGATACCAAACACATTAAATTTtggtacattttgatgaaaatatgatattttcttttgaattaatgCTGGGCCAAATTTTCTTCTTACCAACAACAAGACGGCAATGAaatcatcaccatgatcaccactgttttatataatattaatagtcAAAAGTCGTTATCAGCCTATCAGGTGTTAATTCCAATGATATACATTTGCAGACTTGCTGGCAGCACAGCGTGGGATATGTTTGATCAGGGAATAATCCATTGTCCATTAGGGGAAGTCTTATAGATAATATTATATCCTGAATTTAAATGCTTATGAATGATATAATTAAGATCTTAGACATCAATATTGTCTTTTCAACAGAAACAAGAACTAcatttaaaaaagacaacaccatggatgaagatcatgttacATAATTTTGTAATGACAAGTTCTTTGAATgcaatttttgtgtgtggcacAACTACCGGGTGGGAAATATCGGTATTATTGGTTAATACCACCAATACtagaaacaagaatttgtctttaaaaagacaagttcacggatcaggtgtatagtacatgtactttgatctaacatttaatattcatatctaacctactctgcacttattcgacaataaataagtgatatgaggcttaataatgatacctgcgtcttgactctggaaaacaatattttttaaaaacctcattttgcatttagttttttaagccacctcggaagccacctacaggatctcattttgcgtTTAGGTTTtaattgcgttgcaaagtagcaaaactttctttatatatggcccaattcgtgcctggaaaaggctatcccctcttacaacctatcaacaggtctgatttctataatgaggtgtcaccgggtttgcaagagataataataccaaatctaaacatcatgaaattcaccacatcacgaccaaactcacattgggcgccccattccttttttaaaggaatttttattgcagTAATGTTGTGagggaacaagctttcaaatgagaccaaatcattaccgtgcgacaaagcagcataccttgttctacgaactttttgaccgcccctcgtacttCAACAGTAGAATGCGAGTAAGGCAGGagcttcaaacatgtcaaataatattatgttattcgatacattaacaacaacaacaacataaacaacaacaacaatcgaAACCCCAGATCGAAacgtacattttaattttttatgtatttgtttttgttttgttgttgttgttttgatttgtttcttgtattttatttgtttgattgctTGTTTACTTTGGCCTATCCTTGCGCATAATTGCTTGTTAGACGTTGTTCGATTGCTTGTTGGGTGTTTGTCTATTTCAAGCTTTGCAGGTTAATGCACTACAGATTCTAGAAAGGTGGGACTGTGACATGCTTTATGCCGGTATTAATGGTATATATATCCAATAGTGAGGGGTTCAGCCGCCATCTGGCACTGACTTGCCTCttgtaccaccccccccccccccccgatccttGCCGAAGAGTGATTTCCGGGAGTGATTTAAGGCATTTTAGcacattttcatttaatttcacCCCTCTCAGGCTCTCCCCATTGAAATTTGCCTTGCTCTCACACAGGCCCCGAAAATTTCTGGCTCAGTGCCCGGCCCGATGTTTCCAATGGCCCGGGGATTCATGGGAGTGAATGAGTCACTCAAAAGAAGCTCTGACTCTGAGCTTTGGCTGttcaaaaatataggaaataGGAAACAGAAACATATAATTATGTTACTTTTTTCTGCgacatttaaaacaaattatgcaAATCTTAGGAATGCTTCTTGCAGACGGGGAGGGGTTTCCCTCTCAACATGCTCATGTCCCTTCTCTATCTGTGGTTGCCTTAATGTCTATTATAAATGATATGACGGCAATATGATTGGATCGTTTAGCCTTGTTATGTTAATGTTGGCGAACAATTTGACACATGCATGCCCTGAAGACATTGTCTTCATGCCCGTCTTCATGACTCGAAAACATCTTCGAAATCATTGTGCAATGATGTTCAGTAAGCCTATACTTTGACTTCACACGCACATCAGGTTCAAGTTCCAATGTCAATGAATCGGAATGAATTCGGTCAAGTGAGAGCTAGGGGGCAAGTATAGGCTACAGTATAGCCCCAGGATATGAGAAACAGGCAAACCGGGGGTGAAACGTAGGTGACAAATCAGAAAAAATGAAAAGTATTAAATGGCCATCATAAACGATGATCCTCTGATCTGAAGGCATGTTTAACAGCTTGCTGCTGGTAACTATTTTCAGACATAAATATTCAGACTGAAAAGCTTTATACACACATTGCAAACcttaatgtaaaattatgaagttttttaagtcactttattttcattattaacaATTAATTATGTATAAAGGAAGTTGTTGAACGTAATTCTATTGTGGGTTATCATTTCATCTTGGTTCACAAGTATCTGTCTTTCAGTAAATGTTCCCAATAGTGTAAGAAAATCCGTTCTTATTTATATCGTAATTAAATTTGACGTTCTTTATTAAATAGGACCTGACCGACGTTATACTATACAGGTAATTCAAACTAATGAACGGCGTATACATATGACGTCActattgtaaaataatgaataattcaAGTATAAATGAAATGAATTATTCGCAACAATTTTACTTTGCAAATATGGGAGACTGGGGAGCATAGACCAAAACATTTTTCGAGAGTGCGGGCAGACGACTTATAGCGATAATATTTTCGTGGATAGTGATAATCAGAATTTTCGAAATTAAAGTGTTCGCAAATATGAAGAATGACCCACGTATAAGGTTTCGTATCAAAGAGAACAAAATACGAAAGTAATTCCAAAGTTGTTCATCGTGAATTAAAAATGagaacatgatcatgatgaattCAAGACGGATAGAAGTTGATCCCATACTGAT
Coding sequences:
- the LOC140144704 gene encoding histamine N-methyltransferase A-like, whose protein sequence is MPSPIFSDQAYYTKAFNYFTSVGNYFEAVQKWAEETFYEHVVEKLVGNISDGTDDKPLRVLGVGSGRGELELVFLKKLLLKFPQIHTCVVEPCVNLITQYQHDQSKIKEHASDITYDWQNRTFEDFVKLQPENNHKYHFISACNSMYYVKNLNETLQSLYDMLVPGGILLVTITADYTGAGKLWRTFPCLGSETSSQDGLPNIASPSSHHRDSAHVHDALCQLQIPYYTDDYTCNYKITQCFDEKESEEGNLVLDFLTHMIGFRNAPKDLLQQVLACIKECSVQRSDDWFFQSEHVCFFITKPT